A window of the Fuscovulum sp. genome harbors these coding sequences:
- a CDS encoding polyprenyl synthetase family protein, with translation MGLDEAAQKPHDRLAAWLAADMAAVNALIRTRMASEHAPRIPEVTAHLVEAGGKRLRPMLTLAAARMCGYQGDHHVKLAATVEFIHTATLLHDDVVDESERRRGRPTANLLWDNKSSVLVGDYLFARSFQLMVETESLRVMDILANASAVIAEGEVLQLTAAQDLATTEGIYLQVVRGKTAALFAAAMEVGGVIAAASEPQVQALRAYGDALGIAFQIVDDLLDYGGTDAAIGKNTGDDFRERKLTLPLIKAVAQADAEERAFWQRVIEKGDQRDGDLAHAMALMARHGAMAAARDQALMWAETARRSLDILPEHPLRDMLSDLADYVVARIN, from the coding sequence ATGGGTTTGGACGAGGCAGCGCAGAAACCGCATGACCGGCTTGCCGCATGGCTGGCGGCTGACATGGCGGCGGTGAACGCCCTGATCCGCACCCGCATGGCCAGCGAACACGCGCCCCGCATCCCCGAGGTGACGGCCCATCTGGTCGAGGCCGGGGGAAAACGTCTGCGCCCGATGCTGACGCTCGCCGCCGCGCGGATGTGCGGCTATCAGGGCGACCACCATGTGAAGCTGGCCGCAACCGTGGAATTCATCCACACCGCCACGCTGTTGCATGATGATGTGGTCGACGAAAGCGAACGCCGCCGGGGGCGGCCGACCGCCAACCTGTTGTGGGACAACAAATCATCGGTCCTTGTGGGCGATTACCTTTTTGCGCGCAGCTTCCAGCTGATGGTGGAAACGGAATCGCTGCGGGTGATGGATATCCTTGCCAATGCCTCTGCCGTGATCGCCGAGGGCGAGGTGCTGCAACTCACCGCCGCGCAGGATCTGGCCACGACGGAAGGCATCTATCTGCAGGTCGTGCGCGGCAAGACCGCCGCGCTGTTTGCCGCCGCGATGGAAGTGGGCGGCGTGATCGCCGCCGCGTCCGAGCCGCAGGTACAGGCTCTGCGCGCCTATGGCGATGCGCTGGGGATCGCGTTCCAGATTGTGGATGACCTGCTGGATTACGGCGGCACCGATGCCGCTATCGGCAAGAACACGGGCGATGATTTCCGCGAACGCAAGCTGACCCTGCCGCTGATCAAGGCTGTGGCGCAGGCCGATGCCGAGGAACGCGCCTTCTGGCAGCGCGTCATTGAAAAGGGCGATCAGCGCGACGGCGACCTTGCCCATGCGATGGCCTTGATGGCCCGCCATGGCGCGATGGCCGCCGCGCGGGATCAGGCGCTGATGTGGGCAGAAACGGCGCGCCGGTCGCTGGACATCCTGCCGGAACATCCGTTGCGCGACATGCTGTCGGACCTTGCCGATTACGTCGTGGCGCGGATCAACTGA
- a CDS encoding EAL domain-containing protein, with translation MRMDSGAGLADGASPLSFAMAESAADAVALVAEAVRLRRLRLAYHPVVLAGQPGRIGFHEGLMRVLDPGGRVIPARDFMPAIEAHELGREIDCAALAMGLDALVRHPQLRLSVNMSARSVGWPRWMKLLRAGLARHPGIGDRLILEIAEASVMTVPELLAGMIAELRPSGVSFALDGFGAGAFALRHFRELTFDLLKVDAQYSRGIHTHADNQVLMAAYLAIARQFDMLLVAQGVEQAAEADWLGQLGVDCLQGYHFAAPKLIPEGLEAGTSPSVAPPKAEC, from the coding sequence ATGAGGATGGACAGCGGTGCAGGTCTGGCAGACGGGGCAAGCCCCCTGTCATTTGCCATGGCGGAAAGCGCGGCCGATGCGGTGGCGCTGGTGGCCGAGGCGGTGCGCCTGCGGCGGTTGCGGCTGGCCTATCACCCGGTGGTTCTGGCGGGCCAACCGGGCAGGATCGGCTTTCACGAAGGGCTGATGCGGGTGCTGGATCCGGGCGGACGCGTGATCCCGGCCCGCGATTTCATGCCCGCGATCGAAGCGCATGAATTGGGCCGCGAAATTGATTGCGCCGCGCTGGCCATGGGGCTGGATGCGCTGGTGCGGCATCCGCAACTGCGCCTGTCGGTGAACATGTCGGCGCGGTCGGTGGGCTGGCCCCGCTGGATGAAGCTGCTGCGCGCGGGGCTGGCGCGGCATCCGGGCATCGGCGACCGGCTGATCCTTGAAATCGCCGAGGCCAGCGTGATGACCGTGCCGGAACTGCTGGCCGGGATGATCGCCGAATTGCGGCCCAGTGGCGTGTCCTTTGCGCTGGACGGGTTCGGTGCCGGGGCCTTTGCCCTGCGCCATTTCCGCGAGCTGACCTTTGATCTGCTGAAGGTCGATGCCCAGTATAGCCGGGGCATTCACACCCATGCCGACAATCAGGTGCTGATGGCCGCCTATCTGGCCATCGCGCGACAATTCGACATGCTTCTGGTGGCGCAGGGCGTGGAACAGGCGGCCGAGGCGGACTGGCTGGGCCAACTGGGCGTTGATTGTTTGCAAGGCTATCACTTTGCCGCGCCCAAGCTTATCCCCGAAGGATTGGAGGCTGGAACCAGCCCTTCTGTTGCGCCGCCAAAGGCGGAATGTTGA
- the phbB gene encoding acetoacetyl-CoA reductase yields MARVALVTGGSRGIGAAISVALQAAGYKVAANYAGNDEAAAAFTKETGIPTFKWSVADYDACVAGIAQVEAEVGPVDVLVNNAGITRDAMFHKMTPQQWKEVIDTNLTGLFNMTHPLWSGMRDRKFGRVINISSINGQKGQAGQANYSAAKSGDLGFTKALAQEGARAGITVNAICPGYIATEMVKAIDEKVLNERIIPQIPVGRLGEPSEIARTVVFLASDDAGFITGSTISANGGQFVV; encoded by the coding sequence ATGGCACGAGTGGCTTTGGTAACAGGGGGTTCGCGGGGAATCGGCGCCGCGATTTCGGTGGCGCTGCAGGCAGCGGGCTACAAGGTGGCCGCGAACTATGCCGGCAACGATGAGGCGGCCGCCGCCTTCACCAAGGAGACGGGCATTCCCACCTTCAAATGGTCGGTCGCGGATTACGACGCCTGCGTGGCGGGCATCGCACAGGTCGAGGCCGAGGTCGGCCCCGTGGACGTGCTGGTGAACAACGCGGGCATCACCCGTGACGCGATGTTCCACAAGATGACCCCGCAGCAGTGGAAAGAAGTCATCGACACCAACCTGACGGGTCTGTTCAACATGACCCATCCGCTGTGGTCGGGGATGCGGGATCGGAAATTCGGCCGCGTGATCAACATTTCGTCGATCAACGGGCAAAAGGGGCAGGCGGGGCAGGCGAACTATTCCGCCGCCAAGTCGGGCGATCTGGGTTTCACCAAGGCGCTGGCGCAAGAGGGCGCGCGGGCGGGCATCACCGTCAACGCGATCTGCCCCGGCTATATCGCGACCGAAATGGTGAAGGCGATTGATGAAAAGGTGCTGAACGAACGCATCATCCCGCAGATTCCGGTGGGCCGCCTGGGTGAGCCGTCCGAGATTGCGCGGACAGTTGTTTTCCTTGCCTCGGATGATGCCGGGTTCATCACCGGGTCGACGATTTCTGCCAATGGCGGGCAGTTCGTCGTCTGA
- a CDS encoding EamA family transporter, translating to MTGARATAIGFTAVLMWALLALFTIGSAPVPPFLLNALTFGIGGTLGLIWTLRNGIGRLRGISWRVYAFGIIGLFGYHALYFTAFRIAPSAETGLMAYLWPLFIVLFASFLPGERLRPMVILGALIAFAGAALIVLGRDSGGAATPLGLFLGFLCAITWAGYSSLSRRLGDVPTESVTIYCLGTALLSALVHPLVEETVWPQDMLGWLAVLALGIGPVGAAFFTWDIGMKKGDIQLLGVASYAAPLLSTLALIVAGIATASWTILAAAVLITAGAALAARAGTGTSAKG from the coding sequence ATGACAGGCGCACGCGCAACCGCCATAGGCTTTACCGCCGTTCTGATGTGGGCGCTGCTGGCGTTGTTCACGATCGGATCGGCCCCGGTGCCGCCCTTTCTGCTGAACGCGCTGACCTTTGGCATTGGCGGCACGCTGGGCCTGATCTGGACATTGCGCAACGGCATCGGGCGGCTGCGCGGCATCTCGTGGCGGGTCTATGCCTTTGGGATTATTGGCCTGTTTGGCTATCATGCGCTGTATTTCACCGCCTTTCGCATCGCGCCGTCGGCGGAAACGGGGCTGATGGCCTATCTCTGGCCGCTTTTCATCGTGCTGTTTGCCAGTTTCCTGCCGGGTGAGCGGCTGCGGCCCATGGTCATCCTCGGCGCGCTGATTGCCTTTGCGGGGGCCGCGCTGATCGTGCTGGGCCGGGATTCCGGGGGGGCGGCCACGCCGCTGGGCCTGTTTCTGGGCTTTCTCTGCGCCATTACATGGGCGGGCTATTCCTCCCTGTCGCGACGGCTGGGCGATGTGCCCACGGAAAGCGTCACGATCTATTGTCTGGGCACCGCGCTGTTGTCTGCGCTGGTGCATCCGCTGGTGGAGGAAACGGTGTGGCCGCAGGACATGCTGGGCTGGCTGGCCGTGCTGGCGCTTGGCATCGGCCCGGTGGGCGCGGCCTTTTTCACCTGGGATATCGGGATGAAGAAGGGCGACATCCAATTGCTGGGCGTCGCGTCCTATGCGGCACCGCTTTTGTCCACACTTGCGCTGATCGTGGCGGGCATTGCCACGGCGTCCTGGACGATCCTTGCCGCTGCAGTGCTGATCACCGCAGGCGCGGCGCTGGCCGCCCGTGCGGGCACGGGCACCAGCGCCAAAGGGTAA
- a CDS encoding 4-(cytidine 5'-diphospho)-2-C-methyl-D-erythritol kinase — translation MAATEFAPAKINLTLHVTGRRADGYHLLDSLVVFAGVGDQVSGTLADPPSLTVTGPMAAGLSGEGDNLVLRAARAMGVSAQIVLEKHLPVSSGIGGGSADAAATLRLLARMAGRPLPAAAEVLALGADVPVCLSSRTQRMGGIGEVLAPLPALPPVWLVLANPGVAVSTPAIFRTLARADNPPMPRDLPRLTSAAELAAFAAMQRNDLEAPAMALQPVIGQVRQALTSQPGCLFARMSGSGATCFGLFADPLSANAAARALRAAEPGWWVADAALHQPQS, via the coding sequence ATGGCGGCAACTGAATTCGCCCCGGCGAAGATCAACCTGACGCTGCACGTCACCGGGCGGCGGGCGGATGGCTATCATCTGCTGGATTCACTGGTGGTCTTTGCCGGCGTGGGGGATCAGGTCAGCGGAACGCTGGCTGATCCCCCGTCGCTTACGGTGACCGGGCCTATGGCGGCAGGGCTTTCGGGCGAGGGTGACAATCTGGTGCTGCGCGCGGCCCGCGCGATGGGGGTATCGGCGCAGATCGTGCTGGAAAAGCATCTGCCGGTGTCATCGGGCATCGGCGGCGGATCGGCGGATGCCGCTGCCACCCTGCGCCTGTTGGCGCGGATGGCGGGGCGACCCCTGCCTGCGGCGGCAGAGGTGCTGGCCCTTGGCGCCGATGTGCCGGTCTGCCTGTCCAGCCGCACACAGCGGATGGGCGGGATCGGCGAGGTGCTGGCCCCCCTGCCCGCCTTGCCCCCGGTCTGGCTGGTGCTGGCCAATCCCGGCGTCGCGGTGTCGACGCCTGCGATCTTTCGCACGCTGGCGCGGGCCGACAATCCGCCCATGCCGCGCGATCTGCCGCGCCTGACCTCCGCCGCCGAACTGGCGGCCTTTGCCGCCATGCAGCGCAATGATCTGGAGGCGCCGGCGATGGCGCTGCAACCGGTGATCGGGCAGGTCCGGCAGGCGCTGACGTCACAGCCCGGCTGCCTGTTTGCCCGGATGTCGGGATCGGGGGCCACCTGTTTCGGGCTGTTTGCCGATCCGCTTTCGGCAAACGCGGCGGCGCGGGCGCTGCGGGCGGCAGAGCCGGGCTGGTGGGTGGCGGATGCCGCCCTGCATCAGCCCCAATCGTGA
- a CDS encoding acetyl-CoA C-acetyltransferase yields the protein MTNVVIVSAGRTAVGSFNGSFANTPAHDLGAAVIEAVVARAGIDKAEVEETILGQVLTAGQGQNPARQAHIKAGLPKEASAWSLNQVCGSGLRAVALGAQHVQLGDARIVVAGGQENMSLSPHVAHLRAGTKMGDMKFIDSMIKDGLWDAFNGYHMGQTAENVANQWQISRDMQDEFALGSQNKAEAAQKAGKFKDEIIPFLISTRKGDITVDADEYIRAGATLESMQKLKPAFTKEGSVTAGNASGLNDGAAAVVLMSADEAARRGLTPLARIASYATAGLDPSIMGVGPIHASRKALEKAGWKVGDLDLVEANEAFAAQACAVNKDMGWDPSIVNVNGGAIAIGHPIGASGARILNTLLFEMARRDAKRGLATLCIGGGMGVAMCLERA from the coding sequence ATGACCAATGTCGTCATCGTTTCAGCAGGCCGGACAGCCGTAGGCAGTTTCAACGGTTCCTTTGCCAACACCCCGGCGCATGACCTTGGCGCTGCGGTGATCGAGGCGGTCGTCGCCCGCGCTGGCATCGACAAGGCCGAGGTGGAGGAAACGATCCTCGGTCAGGTGCTGACCGCAGGTCAGGGCCAGAACCCCGCCCGTCAGGCGCATATCAAGGCCGGTCTGCCGAAAGAGGCCAGCGCATGGTCGCTCAATCAGGTGTGCGGGTCGGGCCTGCGCGCGGTGGCGCTGGGCGCGCAGCATGTGCAACTGGGCGATGCGCGGATCGTGGTCGCGGGCGGGCAAGAGAACATGTCGCTGTCGCCCCATGTCGCGCATCTGCGCGCGGGCACCAAGATGGGCGACATGAAGTTCATCGATTCGATGATCAAGGACGGGTTGTGGGATGCCTTCAACGGCTATCACATGGGCCAGACCGCGGAAAACGTTGCCAATCAGTGGCAGATTTCGCGCGACATGCAGGATGAATTCGCACTGGGCAGCCAGAACAAGGCCGAAGCCGCGCAGAAGGCCGGCAAGTTCAAGGATGAGATCATCCCCTTCCTGATTTCCACCCGCAAGGGCGACATCACGGTGGATGCTGATGAATATATCCGCGCGGGGGCCACGCTCGAATCAATGCAGAAGCTGAAGCCCGCCTTCACCAAGGAAGGGTCGGTTACTGCGGGTAATGCCTCGGGTCTGAACGATGGCGCGGCGGCGGTGGTGCTGATGTCGGCAGATGAGGCGGCGCGGCGCGGGCTGACGCCGCTCGCCCGGATCGCATCTTACGCGACGGCGGGGCTGGACCCGTCGATCATGGGCGTGGGGCCGATCCATGCCAGCCGCAAGGCGCTGGAAAAAGCCGGCTGGAAGGTGGGCGATCTGGATCTGGTCGAGGCGAATGAGGCCTTTGCCGCCCAGGCCTGCGCGGTGAACAAGGATATGGGCTGGGATCCGTCCATCGTGAACGTGAACGGCGGGGCTATCGCCATCGGCCACCCGATCGGCGCTTCGGGCGCGCGCATCCTGAACACGCTGCTGTTCGAGATGGCCCGCCGCGATGCCAAGCGCGGGCTGGCCACGCTGTGCATCGGCGGCGGCATGGGTGTTGCCATGTGTCTGGAACGCGCCTGA
- a CDS encoding electron transfer flavoprotein-ubiquinone oxidoreductase — MADIVRESMEYDVVIVGAGPAGLSAAIRLKQLDANLSVVVLEKGSEVGAHILSGAVLDPSGLDALIPDWRDRGAPIKTEVVEDNFFILGPAGQVRIPNFPMPPLMNNHGNYIVSMANVCRWMAGQAEELGVEIFPGMSASALVYDGDRVKGVVAGEFGLDPETGAPGPNYEPGMELHGKYVFLSEGVRGSLSKEVIAKYDLSKGHCPQKFGLGMKEIWEIDPAKHKLGTVTHTMGWPLGSNAGGGSFIYHLENNQVYVGFVVHLNYENPHLYPYMEFQRFKHHPMVADLLKGGKRVAYGARAISEGGWQSIPKMVAPGVALLGCSAGLVNVPRIKGNHNAMLSGKAAAEAAHAAITAGRAGDELTAYESAVRSGPIGKDLKRVRNVKPLWSKYGLVASLMGGGLDMWANTIGLTVFGTLKHGKSDAAATGLAKNFKPIDYPKPDGVLSFDRLTNVAYSFTNHDEAQPAHLKLKDPSIPISVNLPKYAEPAQRYCPAGVYEVVSEAGKDPRFVINFQNCVHCKTCDIKDPSQNINWTTPQGGGGPNYPNM, encoded by the coding sequence ATGGCTGACATCGTCCGTGAGTCGATGGAATATGACGTTGTGATCGTGGGCGCGGGCCCGGCGGGCCTGTCGGCGGCGATCCGGCTGAAACAGTTGGATGCCAACCTGTCGGTCGTCGTGCTGGAAAAAGGGTCCGAGGTCGGGGCGCATATCCTTTCAGGCGCCGTGCTGGATCCTTCGGGACTGGATGCACTGATCCCGGATTGGCGTGACCGGGGCGCACCGATCAAGACCGAGGTGGTGGAGGACAATTTCTTTATCCTCGGCCCCGCAGGGCAGGTGCGGATTCCGAACTTCCCGATGCCGCCACTGATGAACAACCACGGCAATTACATCGTCTCGATGGCCAATGTCTGCCGCTGGATGGCGGGTCAGGCCGAGGAACTGGGCGTCGAGATTTTTCCGGGCATGTCGGCCAGCGCCCTGGTCTATGACGGCGACCGGGTAAAGGGCGTGGTGGCGGGCGAATTCGGGCTGGACCCGGAAACCGGCGCGCCGGGGCCGAATTATGAGCCGGGCATGGAACTGCACGGCAAATATGTCTTCCTGTCGGAAGGCGTGCGCGGGTCGCTGTCGAAAGAGGTGATCGCGAAATACGATCTGTCCAAAGGTCATTGCCCGCAGAAATTCGGCCTTGGCATGAAGGAGATCTGGGAGATTGATCCGGCCAAGCACAAGCTGGGCACCGTGACGCATACGATGGGCTGGCCACTGGGCAGCAATGCCGGCGGCGGATCGTTCATCTATCACCTTGAGAACAATCAGGTTTACGTGGGCTTTGTGGTTCACCTGAACTATGAAAACCCGCATCTGTACCCGTACATGGAATTCCAGCGGTTCAAGCATCACCCGATGGTGGCCGACCTGCTGAAGGGCGGAAAACGCGTGGCCTATGGCGCGCGGGCCATCAGCGAGGGCGGCTGGCAGTCGATCCCCAAGATGGTGGCGCCGGGCGTGGCGCTGCTGGGTTGTTCGGCGGGGCTGGTGAACGTGCCGCGCATCAAGGGCAACCACAATGCCATGCTGTCGGGCAAGGCTGCGGCCGAGGCCGCCCATGCCGCGATCACGGCAGGCCGGGCGGGCGATGAGTTGACCGCCTATGAATCCGCCGTGCGGTCTGGGCCGATTGGCAAAGACCTGAAACGCGTGCGGAACGTAAAACCGCTTTGGTCGAAATACGGGCTGGTGGCATCGCTGATGGGCGGCGGGCTGGACATGTGGGCCAATACCATCGGGCTGACGGTGTTCGGCACGCTGAAGCATGGCAAATCGGATGCGGCGGCGACGGGCTTGGCCAAGAATTTCAAGCCGATCGATTATCCCAAACCCGATGGCGTGCTGTCCTTCGACCGGCTGACCAACGTGGCCTACAGCTTCACCAATCATGACGAAGCGCAGCCTGCGCATCTGAAGCTGAAGGATCCCAGCATCCCGATTTCGGTGAACCTGCCCAAATACGCGGAACCGGCGCAGCGCTATTGCCCGGCGGGGGTGTATGAAGTGGTATCCGAGGCAGGCAAGGACCCGCGCTTCGTGATCAACTTCCAGAACTGCGTCCATTGCAAGACTTGCGATATCAAGGACCCGTCGCAGAACATCAACTGGACCACGCCGCAGGGTGGTGGCGGGCCGAATTACCCGAACATGTGA
- the greA gene encoding transcription elongation factor GreA, translating into MEKIPMTRAGFTALDEELKVLKSIERPAVIRAIAEAREHGDLSENAEYHAAREKQSFIEGRIKELEAMLSLAEVIDPSKLSGSVKFGATITVVDEDTDEEKTYQIVGEAEADIERGLLNIRSPLARAMIGKDEGDSVEVKTPGGQKSYEILSIRYV; encoded by the coding sequence ATGGAAAAGATTCCGATGACGCGCGCAGGTTTCACCGCGCTGGACGAAGAGTTGAAGGTGCTGAAATCCATCGAGCGCCCCGCCGTGATCCGCGCGATTGCCGAGGCCCGCGAACATGGCGACCTGTCGGAGAACGCCGAATACCACGCCGCCCGTGAAAAGCAGTCCTTCATCGAAGGCCGCATCAAGGAGCTTGAGGCGATGCTGTCGCTGGCCGAAGTGATTGATCCGTCGAAACTGTCCGGCTCGGTCAAGTTCGGCGCGACGATCACCGTCGTCGACGAAGACACCGACGAGGAAAAGACCTATCAGATCGTGGGCGAGGCCGAGGCCGATATCGAACGCGGCCTGCTGAACATCCGTTCCCCCCTTGCCCGCGCCATGATCGGCAAGGATGAAGGCGACAGCGTCGAGGTGAAAACCCCCGGCGGCCAGAAAAGCTATGAGATCCTCAGCATCCGCTACGTCTGA
- a CDS encoding DUF2007 domain-containing protein → MRELLRSTDPTIIAFATALLDGEGIDVFDLDVHMSILDGSLGILPRRLMVRDADLFMARSVLRDNGIPTGLE, encoded by the coding sequence ATGAGAGAGCTTTTGCGCAGCACCGACCCGACGATCATCGCCTTTGCCACTGCCCTGCTCGACGGCGAGGGTATAGACGTGTTTGATCTGGACGTCCACATGAGCATCCTTGACGGAAGCCTTGGCATATTGCCGCGCCGCTTGATGGTGCGCGATGCCGATCTGTTCATGGCCCGCAGCGTGTTGCGCGACAATGGCATTCCGACGGGATTGGAATGA
- a CDS encoding tetratricopeptide repeat protein produces the protein MPPRHSPLVAFALALALAFPAAAQETEGAAGAYLAAQVAASENDFREAARWYDRLIQIGVNDAATLEGAVIAHLSLGDFERAADLSRQLVQQGGRSQTAYIALLTDQAKRGDFAALIADTLAGRSIGRLLDDLVMAWAALGDGRMSDAVAGFDKLATSPGLEAFGLYHKALALASVGDFESADNILSGREAGQIALMRRGAIAHAQILSQLERNPDALALLEQAFGTEADPEIDALRARLTAGEPVPYDMVTNPVDGIAEVFFTLSTALRGEAEDGYTLIYARAAAYLRPDHSEATLLAAGLLESLGQHALAGETYGKIAPDDPTYHVAEIGRANTLIAEDKTDAALEVLQALTRSHGQFIEVQAALADALRRQERFADAIPVYTQAIDLVPEPVQRHWTLFYSRGISNERAGNWPEAEADFRRALELNPDQPQVLNYLGYSFVDRGENLDEALGMIERAVAAQPEAGYIIDSLAWALFRLGRYTEAVEPMERAALLEPVDPVVTDHLGDVYWAVGRKLEARFQWHRALSFEPEEDEAIRIRRKLEVGLDAVLAEEGAKPLTEVANGGN, from the coding sequence ATGCCGCCACGCCATAGCCCCCTTGTTGCCTTTGCCCTTGCCCTTGCGCTGGCCTTTCCGGCTGCCGCGCAGGAAACGGAAGGGGCGGCGGGGGCCTATCTGGCCGCGCAGGTGGCCGCATCCGAGAATGACTTTCGCGAGGCCGCGCGCTGGTATGACCGGCTGATCCAGATCGGCGTCAATGACGCGGCCACGCTGGAAGGCGCGGTTATCGCGCATCTTAGCCTTGGTGATTTCGAAAGGGCGGCAGACCTGTCGCGGCAATTGGTGCAGCAGGGCGGACGCAGCCAGACAGCCTATATCGCGCTGCTGACGGATCAGGCCAAGCGCGGGGATTTCGCGGCACTGATCGCCGATACGCTGGCGGGGCGCTCCATCGGGCGGCTGCTGGATGATCTGGTCATGGCCTGGGCCGCGCTGGGCGACGGGCGGATGTCCGATGCTGTGGCCGGGTTTGACAAGCTGGCCACCTCACCGGGGTTGGAGGCGTTCGGTCTGTATCACAAGGCGCTGGCGCTGGCCTCGGTCGGGGATTTCGAAAGCGCGGACAACATCCTGTCGGGGCGCGAGGCGGGGCAGATCGCCCTGATGCGGCGCGGGGCGATTGCCCATGCGCAAATCCTCAGCCAACTGGAACGCAACCCGGACGCGCTGGCACTGCTTGAACAGGCCTTTGGCACCGAGGCGGACCCCGAGATCGACGCGCTGCGCGCGCGGCTGACGGCGGGGGAACCCGTGCCCTATGACATGGTCACCAATCCGGTGGATGGGATCGCCGAGGTGTTCTTTACCCTGTCCACCGCCCTGCGCGGCGAGGCCGAGGATGGCTATACGCTGATCTATGCCCGCGCGGCGGCCTATCTGCGCCCCGACCATTCCGAAGCAACCCTGCTGGCGGCAGGGCTTTTGGAAAGCCTGGGGCAGCACGCGCTTGCAGGGGAAACCTATGGCAAGATTGCGCCGGACGATCCCACCTATCACGTGGCCGAAATCGGCCGCGCCAATACGCTGATCGCCGAAGACAAGACCGATGCCGCGCTGGAGGTGTTGCAGGCCCTGACCCGCAGCCACGGCCAGTTCATCGAGGTGCAGGCCGCGCTGGCCGATGCGCTGCGTCGGCAGGAACGCTTTGCCGATGCGATCCCGGTCTATACGCAGGCCATCGACTTGGTCCCGGAACCAGTACAACGGCATTGGACGCTGTTCTATTCGCGCGGCATCAGCAATGAACGCGCGGGCAACTGGCCCGAGGCCGAGGCCGACTTCCGCCGCGCGCTGGAATTGAACCCCGATCAGCCGCAGGTGTTGAACTACCTTGGCTACAGCTTTGTGGATCGGGGCGAAAATCTGGATGAGGCGCTGGGAATGATCGAGCGCGCCGTCGCAGCACAGCCCGAGGCCGGGTACATCATCGACTCTCTCGCCTGGGCGCTGTTCCGGCTTGGCCGCTATACCGAGGCGGTTGAGCCGATGGAACGCGCGGCCCTGCTGGAACCGGTCGATCCGGTGGTGACGGATCATCTGGGCGATGTCTATTGGGCGGTCGGGCGCAAGCTGGAGGCGCGGTTCCAATGGCACCGCGCGCTGTCCTTCGAACCCGAAGAGGATGAGGCCATCCGCATCCGGCGCAAGCTGGAGGTGGGGCTGGATGCCGTATTGGCGGAAGAAGGCGCAAAGCCCCTGACCGAAGTGGCGAATGGCGGCAACTGA
- a CDS encoding methyltransferase, with product MTAFADDALTDDKFLMGRLRLLQPIRGYRAATDPVLLAAACPAVTGESVLDLGCGVGAAALCLGVRVPGVVLAGLEVQPPYADLARRNAERNGVAMEVVTGDLTDMPRVLRRDFDHVIANPPYYPPGGTPSPIAERDRALRVEVPIAAWVAAAGARLRPGGWLTMIFATPCLPEALAALAPKLGSGMVLPLEPRQGREAPRVILRARKGGRAPFRLLPPFTLHQGAAHDGDRENYTPFANAVLREAADLSAAFGRVG from the coding sequence ATGACGGCCTTTGCCGATGACGCGCTGACGGATGACAAGTTCCTGATGGGCCGGTTGCGGCTGTTGCAGCCGATCCGGGGCTATCGTGCGGCCACCGATCCGGTGCTGCTGGCCGCCGCCTGCCCTGCGGTGACGGGGGAAAGCGTGCTGGATCTGGGCTGCGGGGTGGGGGCGGCGGCGCTGTGCCTTGGGGTGCGGGTGCCGGGTGTGGTGCTGGCCGGGCTGGAGGTGCAGCCCCCCTATGCCGATCTGGCGCGGCGCAATGCAGAGCGGAACGGGGTCGCGATGGAGGTGGTGACGGGCGATCTGACCGACATGCCCCGCGTGTTGCGCCGGGATTTCGACCATGTCATTGCCAACCCGCCCTACTACCCGCCGGGCGGCACGCCGTCGCCCATTGCCGAGCGGGACCGGGCGCTGCGGGTCGAGGTGCCGATTGCCGCCTGGGTCGCCGCCGCGGGGGCGCGGCTGCGGCCAGGCGGCTGGCTGACCATGATCTTCGCCACCCCCTGCCTGCCCGAGGCATTGGCCGCTCTGGCACCCAAGCTGGGCAGCGGCATGGTGCTGCCGCTGGAGCCGCGGCAGGGCCGCGAAGCACCCCGCGTGATCCTGCGGGCGCGCAAAGGGGGCCGCGCGCCGTTCCGTCTGCTGCCGCCCTTCACCCTGCACCAAGGGGCGGCGCATGATGGGGACCGCGAAAACTATACCCCCTTTGCCAATGCGGTTTTGCGGGAAGCTGCCGATTTGTCGGCAGCCTTTGGCCGGGTTGGGTAA
- a CDS encoding DUF465 domain-containing protein gives MTIASHLQELRRKHEHLSETVEREQRSPGSDALRIAELKKQKLKLKEEMNRLSQA, from the coding sequence ATGACCATCGCTTCGCATCTGCAGGAACTGCGCCGCAAGCATGAGCACCTCTCTGAAACGGTCGAGCGTGAACAGCGTAGCCCCGGCTCGGACGCCCTGCGGATTGCCGAGTTGAAGAAGCAGAAGCTCAAGCTGAAGGAAGAAATGAACCGCCTCTCGCAGGCCTGA